GTTCGAGCGCCTCTACGACCAGTGGGGTCACCCGGAGCCGGCCGCGCCGCACTGCGGCGTCGGCTCGGTCAAGACCAACATCGGCCACCTGGAGGCGGCCGCCGGGATCGCCGGAATGATCAAGGTGATCCTGGCCATGCGCCACCGGACGCTGCCGGCCAGCCGCAATGTGCGCCGGCCGAACAAGATGATCAAGGTCGACGGCACCCCGCTGCGGCTCCAACTCGAGCGGGCCCCCTGGGAAGCGCCCGCCGGCGGCGGTCCCCGCCGGGCCGGCGTCAGCTCCTTCGGCATGGGCGGCACCAACGCACACGTCGTGCTGGAGGACGCGCCCGAAACGGCGGCCCCGGCCCCGACCGCCCCCCTCCCGGTGCTCGTCCCCCTCTCGGCCCGTACGCCGCAGGCCCTGCGCGAGGCCGTGACCGCGCTCCTGGAGGTGGTCCGCTCCGCCGACGCCCCGCCGCTGGCCTCCATCGCGCGGACCCTGCAGACCGGACGCGCCGCCCTGCCGTGCCGCGTCGCCGTCGAGGCCGCGGACCTCGGCGAACTGGCCGAGAAGCTCGCCGCGGTGCTCGCGAACGCGCCGGCCGACGGCGTGGCCCCGGCCGAGGACCGGCACACCGCGGAGCCGGAGTTCACGACTCCGGACGCCCCGCCGGTGTCGCTGCCGACCTACCCCTTCAGCCGTGACCAGCACTGGGCGGCGCCCGTCCCGGGTGCCGAGTTCCTCACCACCACCTGGGAGGACGCGCCCGCACCGGACGCCGTCCACGACGGCCGGCTCCTGGTCGTCACCACCGACCCGGAGCTCGCTCGCACGGTGCTCGCGGACCGCTGCGTCGTGCACGTCCCCGGGGACGAGCTGCCCGAGGCGAGCGGTCTGACCGGTGTCGTCGACCTGGTCGACTGGTCCGCGCCCGGAACGCGGGTCACCGAGCGGATCGCGCTGCTGCAGCGCGTGCTCACCGCGAACCCCCGCATCGGGCTGCGCTGCGTGCACGTCAGCGGCGCCGAACGCTCCGCGCTCGCCGGCTTCTACCGTTCGCTGTCCGGCGAGTTCCCCGGTGTCCACGGGCGGACCGTCCGCGTGGACGGCGGCACCGCCGAACTCGTCGCGGCCGTCAGGGCCGAGACGTCGGCGGCCGACCGGGAGACGGAGATCCGCTACGCGGGGGCCCGGCGCCGCCGTCCGGTGGCCGCCTTCGCCCCGGCCTCGAACGGTGACGACCCGCTCGCGGACCTCGGCCGCGGCGCGGTGCTCATCACGGGCGGCCTGGGCGGCATCGGGCTGCGCCTCGCGGCCCACCTCGCCGACCGCGGCGCCCGGCACATCGTGCTGATCGGCCGCTCCCGGATGCCGGTCCGCAACCAGTGGGCCGCCCTCGCCGCCGAGCCGTCCACGGACCCCGTCCTGCGGACCCGGCTCACGGCGCTGCTCGCCCTGGTCGAGCGCGGTGTGACGCTGACCGTGCGGACCGACGCGCTCGACGACGTCACCTCGCTCCGCCGGCTGATCGGCCGGGTCAGGAAGCAGGCCGGCGGGATCGACGCCGTTTTCCACTGCGCGGGCGTCATGGACCCGCCCGCGTCCTTCCTCTCCCGGACGGCCGAGGAGATCTCCCGGGTGCTGCGGCCCAAGGCCGACGGCCTCGGGGTGCTGTGGTCGGCCTTCGGGCCCAAGCCACCGCGGCTCATGGTGCTGTTCTCCTCGGTGGCCGGCGCGATACCCCGGCTGGCCGCGGGCTATCTGGACTACGCGGCGGCCAACACCGTGCTCGACGACTTCGCCGCCGCCCACGACGGCGAGTCCGGCTGCACGGTGCGCGCCCTGCGCTGGCCGCTGTGGCGCGGCGTCGGCATGGGCCTCGAGCGGACGAGCGCCGGCGGCGGACTCGGCATCCCCGACCTGGACGGGAACGAGGCCCTGGACCTGCTGGACCTCGCCCTGCGGGTGCCCGGCGAAGCCGTGCTGCTGCCCTGCCGGGTGGAGCGCGCGTCGCTGGCCGCCGGAGAGCTGTTCCTGGCGCCGTCGCGCACCGCTCCGGCGGAGCGGGCGCCCTCGCGTCCCGTGCCGGCCGTCCCGTCCTCCGACAGCACCGGCACCCTGCCGGACGCGGCCGGGGAAGCCCCCGCGGACAGCGCGCCGGACACGGCGGCGGACCTCGGCTGGCTGACCACCCTGGTGGCCCGGACGACCAAGGTCGACGCGGCGCTGCTGGGACCCGACACCCTGCTCGGCGACGTCGGCGTGGACTCGCTGCTGATGGCCGAACTGGTGCGGGACCTCGAAGCGGAACTCGGCCACGCGGTCGACCCGAGCCTGCTCCAGGAACACCCGACGCTCGCCGGCCTCGCCGGCGCGCTCGGTGCCCCCACCACCGCCCCCGCCGCCGGGCCGGCCGACCGGCCCGCGCGTGCCGTCGTCACGGAACCGGTCCCCGCCCCCGACGGGCGGCCGACGCCGATCGCCGTGATCGGCATGGGCTGCCGGCTGCCGGGCGCCGCCGACCCCGCGCAGCTGTGGGACGTGCTGCTGGCCGGCCGTGACCTCGTCACCGAGGTGCCGGCCGACCGCTGGGACATCGGCTCGCTCTACAGCCCGGACGGCGGACGGGGGCGCAGCCAGAGCAAGTGGGGCGGATTCCTCGACGACGCCGCCCTGTTCGACCCGGAGTTCTTCGGCTTCGACGACGAGTCGGCCCGGCAGCTGGACCCGCTGGCGCGCAAGGCGCTGGAGGTGTCCGTGGAGTGCCTGCGGGACGCCGGCTACCGCGAGGACGAACTGCGGGGCCAGTCGCTGGGGGTCTTCGTCGGTACCCGGACGGGCAACCACCGGGCGCATCTGCAGCCCCCCACGCGGCAGTACACGGCCGGGGTCAACCAGAACTTCGTGGCCGCGCACATCTCGCACTTCCTCGACCTCACCGGGCCCAACCTGGTGGTCGACAGCGCCTGTTCGTCGTCGCTGGTGACCATTCACCTGGCCGCGCAGAGCCTGGCGGCGGGCGAGTCGTCCATGGCCCTGGCCGGGGGCGTGGACCTGCTGTTCGACGAGGAGCCCTACCTCATGCTCAGCGCCGGCAAGGCGCTGTCGCCCAGCGGCCGGTGCCGCACCTTCGACGAGTCCGCCGACGGCCTCGTCCCCGGCGAGGGCGCCGGAATGGTGCTGCTCAAGCGGCTCGCCGACGCCCAGCGCGACGGCGACCGGGTGCTCGCCGTGATCGAGTCGTCGGGCGTCAACAACGACGGCCGGACCATGGGGCACACCACCCCGAACGGACGCGCCCAGCGCGCCCTGGTCTCCGACGTGCTCGCCCGGGGCGGGATCGACGCGCGCACCATCGGGTACGTCGAGGCCCACGGCACCGGCACGATGATCGGTGATCCGATCGAGCTCCAGGCGCTGACGACCGTCCACCGGACCCACACCGACGACCGCGGCTACTGCGGCATCGGCAGCATCAAGAGCACGATGGGCCACCTGCTCAGCGCGGCGGGCGTCGCCGGCTTCATCAAGGCCGTACAGATCCTGCGGCACGGCCGGCTCGTGCCGACCCTGCACTGTCACCGGCCGAACCCGCGCTTCGCGTTCGCCGAGTCGCCGTTCTTCCCGGTGACGCGGGCCATGGACCTGCCGCCCGGCAGCCGGGTCGGCGTCAGCGCCTTCGGCTTCGGCGGCACCAACGCCCATGTCGTCCTGGGGCCGGGCACGCCCGGCGAACCGGGCAGGCCCCCGCTGCCGCTGCCCGTCTACCGGCGCAGGCGCTTCTGGCGCCTGCCCGCCGCGCCCGGGCCGGCCACGGCGCCGGTCCGCTCGGCCCGGCTCGACCTGACCCTCAGCTGACCCTTACTGACCCGGCCTGACCCTCACGCAACCCGGCGCGCCCGGGCCGTAGATCACGCTCCGCCGCATCGCCGATCACCAGGAGAGAACACGTGGACCGACGGTCCGTTCGCTGCGTCTTGCACCTGAACCGGGACAACCCGATCGTCGACGACCATCGGGTGCACGGGGTGCGCACCCTGCCGGGTGTCACCTTCCTCGACATCGTCTGCAGGCTGCTCGCCGCACGCGACATCCCGCTGGACGGGACCGAGCTGAGCGATGTGCTGTTCGTCGAGCCGGTGGTGACCACCGAGTCCTTCGACCGTGAACTCGTCATCGCCCTCGAACCCGACCCCGACAGTGACGTCTTCCATGTGACGGCGACCAGCCGCCGCACCCAGGACGGCACCCCCGTCGACGACGCCGTCACCACCCACCTGCGGGCGACCCTGCGCACCGGTCTGCCCCCGCTCACCGGCGCCCTCGAACCGGCGGCCCCCGGCACCCCGCGCGACGTGGCCGAGGTGTACGCGACCGGGCGGTCGGCCGGCATCGAGCACCGGGCGTTCATGCGGTGCGCGGGCACCCTGCGGGCGACGGCGGACCGCGTGCGGTCCGAGATCGCGCTCGGTGACGAGGCCCGCGCCACGGTGGCCGACTTCCTGCTCCACCCCGCCCTGCTCGACGGTTCCACCATGCAGTCGTACGCCCTCGTCTTCGACGGCGTGGACGCGGACGGACGCCCGCTCATCCCCCTGCACATCGCCGCTTTCCGCGCGGCCCGCACCCTCGGCGACGCCTGCACCGTCGACCTGCGCCTCCGCCCGGCCGGCACCGGTGACGACGTGGTGAAGGCCGACATCGACCTGTACGACCGCTCGGGCGCGCCCGCCGCCCGGTTCACGGGCCTG
The window above is part of the Streptomyces syringium genome. Proteins encoded here:
- a CDS encoding beta-ketoacyl synthase N-terminal-like domain-containing protein translates to MLTRPVVLGLPALSVSGLSENWLLREAGDLHWSLIGEHFGLPVAELADTDGNRLLPAFTRARLIAAESLRSFTEHDEGELSGALTKLDEQTFVSDIRFATATAHVDVRLLTAFVHRGAGNWLVPGTPQPQGGAPVARPAAEHLDFHREFRARTTSAPDGAGLFSDTYELNPFADMNAAGLLYFASYPHINDRGERNYVQSLVPGGEWAVEAVTLSRDIVYLGNCGIDDAVRYRLDDCRLEADHRVVLTSSLLRERDGRPLARLESVKQLVRPEAYAALWDATGAPVAAPAASAPSASAPAPAAVESDPPAPDDLEPRLLALMESVLDEPAGSLTADDDLRGRGLDSLALSEAAARARDESGLEIDPSTMFQAFTVAAMARVLRGERPAPAPVTTAPPAAPRSDAGAPIAVIGMAGRFPGASGVPELWDLLGRDEDAVRTVPADRWDTAAHPGLVDKAALLDDIRRFDHEFFSISPREAALMDPQQRLLLEVAWATAEDAGCDPTSLAGSRTGVYAGVCHSDYAAVLAEHAGHDEPHLSVAVSPSLVANRVSYALGLRGPSVAVDTLCSSSLVAVAQAVAALRAGECDQAFAGGVNVLCDPARQHAYQRTGVLSPRGRCHTFDDDADGYVRGEGVGALLLKPLDRALADGDRVHAVIRGVAVNHGGQAQSFTAPNPDAQADLLVTAYNEAGVDPATVGYIEAHGTGTRLGDPIEISGMVAAFERLYDQWGHPEPAAPHCGVGSVKTNIGHLEAAAGIAGMIKVILAMRHRTLPASRNVRRPNKMIKVDGTPLRLQLERAPWEAPAGGGPRRAGVSSFGMGGTNAHVVLEDAPETAAPAPTAPLPVLVPLSARTPQALREAVTALLEVVRSADAPPLASIARTLQTGRAALPCRVAVEAADLGELAEKLAAVLANAPADGVAPAEDRHTAEPEFTTPDAPPVSLPTYPFSRDQHWAAPVPGAEFLTTTWEDAPAPDAVHDGRLLVVTTDPELARTVLADRCVVHVPGDELPEASGLTGVVDLVDWSAPGTRVTERIALLQRVLTANPRIGLRCVHVSGAERSALAGFYRSLSGEFPGVHGRTVRVDGGTAELVAAVRAETSAADRETEIRYAGARRRRPVAAFAPASNGDDPLADLGRGAVLITGGLGGIGLRLAAHLADRGARHIVLIGRSRMPVRNQWAALAAEPSTDPVLRTRLTALLALVERGVTLTVRTDALDDVTSLRRLIGRVRKQAGGIDAVFHCAGVMDPPASFLSRTAEEISRVLRPKADGLGVLWSAFGPKPPRLMVLFSSVAGAIPRLAAGYLDYAAANTVLDDFAAAHDGESGCTVRALRWPLWRGVGMGLERTSAGGGLGIPDLDGNEALDLLDLALRVPGEAVLLPCRVERASLAAGELFLAPSRTAPAERAPSRPVPAVPSSDSTGTLPDAAGEAPADSAPDTAADLGWLTTLVARTTKVDAALLGPDTLLGDVGVDSLLMAELVRDLEAELGHAVDPSLLQEHPTLAGLAGALGAPTTAPAAGPADRPARAVVTEPVPAPDGRPTPIAVIGMGCRLPGAADPAQLWDVLLAGRDLVTEVPADRWDIGSLYSPDGGRGRSQSKWGGFLDDAALFDPEFFGFDDESARQLDPLARKALEVSVECLRDAGYREDELRGQSLGVFVGTRTGNHRAHLQPPTRQYTAGVNQNFVAAHISHFLDLTGPNLVVDSACSSSLVTIHLAAQSLAAGESSMALAGGVDLLFDEEPYLMLSAGKALSPSGRCRTFDESADGLVPGEGAGMVLLKRLADAQRDGDRVLAVIESSGVNNDGRTMGHTTPNGRAQRALVSDVLARGGIDARTIGYVEAHGTGTMIGDPIELQALTTVHRTHTDDRGYCGIGSIKSTMGHLLSAAGVAGFIKAVQILRHGRLVPTLHCHRPNPRFAFAESPFFPVTRAMDLPPGSRVGVSAFGFGGTNAHVVLGPGTPGEPGRPPLPLPVYRRRRFWRLPAAPGPATAPVRSARLDLTLS